A window of Ciconia boyciana chromosome 9, ASM3463844v1, whole genome shotgun sequence genomic DNA:
CTAAACCTGTTTCCCTGCCACCCCACCTGCTGTGGAAATGTTACCCCTGGAAATGGGCAGGGCCGCAGCACTTATTATGCTGTGGTGAAGGCTTGTAATAACGAGCTGCTTATTAGCCCCGAGGATTTCTGGTGGAGAAGAAGCATGGGATTTACCCTTGGGTAACAACAGGGCAGGGAAAAACACCCCTATAAATTACCTTGTGCAGGGAAAGTGTTAAAACAAGAGTCAGAGCTGCTGGTAGGGAGGGCAGAGCCAAGATTGGAAGAAAGGAGCAAAAGTAAGACATGGACTCTCTGCCATGACCCCCCAGGCATGCTGCCCTCCCACTCCCCAGGAAAACCACCCCATCCAACAGAAGTGCCAGGTTCCTTATAGACCTTTATATACACATCACTTTATTTAGGTAGCTTATTACACATCACAAGTGACAAACACTAAAGATATCTGAACACATATAAAAACAACATACACAATAAGGTTATTCTTCTGCAGCCCCCCAGATGTGCAGCCAGGGGTCCCTATTTGCAGCAGCTACACTTGGCGGAGGGGGGCCCCTTGCAGACACAGCCCTGCGCACACTTGGCACATCCcgctgggcagcaggagcagcagcctgtgagggggagaaaaataagttgGGGACTTTGCTGGGGGGGGTGtctcggggggggggtgtgtctcagggtggggtttgggggggtcccacAGGGGATGGCTGGTTTGGAGACCTCCCACTGACCCCTGTCCTCCCCTTTTAGCAGCACCCCCATCCCTGGTGGCATCTCCCAGGGTGTTTTTGCATCTAGGGCCAGCAttggggaggcagcaggagagcacaggACCCCCAGGGGGGTGCTCACCGGTGCCCCCCAGTCCGTCTCTGTGCAAACCCTCCCGCACACAGCTGTGCCCGAGGGTGATGGCATCAGGAGCAGCCAGAAGAAATCCCAGTGCTGGTCTCCTCCCGGGGCATCCCCTTGCACTGAGCCTGAGGTGCCAGCCAGGGGTACACTGCGTTTCAGGTTACACCAGGTAGCTTGTATAGCctggtgggggtgggggggaattCACCTTGTGCTTCTTTGGGGGCAAAAAAATACGGGAGGAATAAACGCAACTCTGGCAATGCTGAGCCTGATTGGATTCAGTGTGTCCAGGGATGTGTAGTGAAAAGCCCCATGAGTGTTTCTGACCCCCCCCGTGGGGCTCGGGCACCACTCCTTACCTTTTTTGCAGGATGTGCATTTGCAgtttttgcatttgcagttgTCCCCGCAGGTGCAGGTGCCACCTaagacacagagaaaaggaagagaagggtTGAGAGGAGGTGGTGGGAGGAGACGCCGCATCCCCGGCGATCAGCGGGGATGCTCTGGGGCG
This region includes:
- the LOC140656767 gene encoding metallothionein-1 produces the protein MDSQDCPCATGGTCTCGDNCKCKNCKCTSCKKGCCSCCPAGCAKCAQGCVCKGPPSAKCSCCK